One part of the Desulfonema ishimotonii genome encodes these proteins:
- the adk gene encoding adenylate kinase, protein MRLILLGGPGAGKGTQANYIKEKYQIPQISTGDMLRAAVKAGTDLGKKAKEYMDAGGLVPDEVIIGLVKERIKESDCEKGFLFDGFPRTIPQADAMKEAGVAIDAVVEIDVPDGEIIKRMSGRRAHLASGRTYHIIYNPPKEEGKDDVTGEPLVQRDDDKEDTVRKRLEVYHEQTEPLVDYYKKWGATGEAGSPQHVRIEGVGKVDEIREQIFSALDALK, encoded by the coding sequence ATGCGGCTGATTTTGTTGGGTGGTCCGGGTGCAGGCAAAGGAACTCAGGCAAATTACATCAAGGAAAAATATCAGATTCCTCAGATCTCCACAGGAGATATGCTGCGGGCTGCGGTCAAGGCCGGGACGGATCTGGGAAAAAAGGCCAAGGAATATATGGATGCGGGCGGGCTGGTTCCCGATGAGGTGATTATCGGCCTCGTCAAGGAGCGTATCAAGGAGTCTGATTGTGAGAAAGGATTTCTGTTTGACGGCTTTCCGCGAACCATCCCCCAGGCCGATGCCATGAAGGAGGCCGGTGTGGCGATTGACGCTGTTGTGGAGATCGACGTGCCGGACGGAGAGATCATCAAGCGGATGAGCGGACGTCGCGCACATCTGGCCAGCGGACGGACCTACCATATTATCTACAACCCGCCCAAGGAAGAGGGTAAGGATGATGTGACCGGCGAACCTCTGGTTCAGCGTGACGATGACAAGGAAGATACCGTCCGCAAACGCCTGGAGGTTTACCATGAGCAGACGGAGCCTCTGGTCGATTACTACAAGAAATGGGGTGCCACCGGTGAAGCAGGTTCGCCGCAGCACGTCCGTATCGAGGGCGTCGGCAAGGTTGACGAGATCCGGGAGCAGATTTTTTCAGCTCTGGATGCCCTGAAGTAG
- the rho gene encoding transcription termination factor Rho — MNITELKSKKISELTQMAKDFSVEGAAGMRKQELIFALLQAQIEKNGLIFGEGTLEILPDGFGFLRSPSYNYLPGPDDIYVSPSQIRRFNLRTGDTVSGQIRQPKESERYFALLKVEAINYEDPEVAREKILFDNLTPLYPNRKIEMENDPENYSTRIMDLMTPIGFGQRGLIVSPPRSGKTMLLQFIANSITANHKDIDLFVLLIDERPEEVTDMERSVRGEVISSTFDEPAERHVQVAEMVIDKAKRLVEHKKNVVILLDSITRLARAYNSVVPPSGKILSGGVDSNALQRPKRFFGAARNIEEGGSLTIIATALIDTGSRMDEVIFEEFKGTGNMELQLDRRLADKRLFPAIDIKKSGTRKEELLMDQATLNRVWILRKLLSSLNPVDSLEFLLEKMDGTVNNKEFLEGMNA; from the coding sequence ATGAATATTACTGAACTTAAAAGTAAGAAAATCAGTGAGCTGACTCAGATGGCCAAGGACTTCAGCGTTGAAGGGGCCGCTGGTATGAGAAAGCAGGAACTTATATTTGCCCTGCTCCAGGCGCAAATAGAGAAAAACGGCCTGATATTCGGAGAAGGGACGCTGGAGATTCTGCCGGACGGATTCGGATTTCTGAGATCCCCCAGCTACAATTATCTTCCCGGGCCGGATGACATCTATGTATCGCCCTCTCAGATCCGCCGGTTTAACCTGAGAACCGGAGATACCGTATCCGGTCAGATCCGTCAGCCCAAGGAATCCGAGCGGTATTTTGCCCTGCTCAAGGTCGAGGCGATCAACTATGAGGACCCGGAGGTTGCCAGAGAAAAAATCCTGTTTGACAACCTCACCCCCCTCTATCCGAACCGGAAAATAGAGATGGAAAACGATCCTGAAAATTATTCCACCCGGATTATGGATCTGATGACCCCCATCGGTTTCGGACAGCGCGGTCTGATTGTCTCCCCCCCCCGGTCCGGCAAGACCATGCTGCTTCAGTTTATCGCCAACAGCATCACGGCCAACCACAAGGATATCGACCTCTTTGTCCTCCTCATTGACGAGCGGCCCGAAGAGGTGACCGATATGGAGCGCTCGGTCCGGGGCGAGGTGATCAGCTCCACCTTTGATGAGCCTGCGGAGCGCCATGTCCAGGTGGCCGAGATGGTGATTGACAAGGCCAAACGGCTGGTTGAGCATAAGAAAAATGTGGTGATCCTCCTGGACAGCATTACCCGCCTGGCCCGGGCCTACAACTCGGTGGTTCCGCCCAGCGGCAAGATCCTGTCGGGCGGCGTTGACTCCAATGCGCTTCAGCGGCCCAAACGGTTTTTCGGTGCGGCCAGAAATATTGAGGAGGGTGGCAGTCTGACCATTATCGCGACCGCGCTGATTGACACCGGGAGCCGGATGGACGAGGTCATTTTTGAAGAGTTCAAGGGCACCGGCAACATGGAACTGCAGCTGGATCGCAGGCTGGCCGACAAACGGCTTTTCCCGGCAATCGACATCAAGAAATCGGGAACCCGTAAGGAAGAACTGCTCATGGATCAGGCGACACTGAACCGGGTCTGGATTCTGAGAAAACTGCTTTCTTCTCTGAA
- a CDS encoding bifunctional folylpolyglutamate synthase/dihydrofolate synthase gives MNQEKEYRQCLETMYGFRRFGIKLGLDTIRRILSGLGNPQDRFKTIHIAGTNGKGSVASSLSAILHEAGYRVGLYTSPHLLHFNERICVDNQPISDAAVVRAFSAVRETPKGEREPTFFEFATAMAMYEFARQKTDWAVVETGMGGRLDATNVLKPEISVITNVSVEHSEYLGDTLEQITGEKGGIIKPGIPVVTGVRQESAFEVLQKIAGEKSAPLYRFGKDFRTTGTPDQTFTYTGIRNTWPDMRTRLAGSHQIDNAALTLAACEIITENGANIPEEAIRRGLHENCWPGRLEVVSESPYLILDGAHNLAAAENLAKFLKETFDPEKITLVLGILDDKPYAEMLRFLLPVCRNAILTQPKIHRALPVDTLRATAGEIRSELTSVPDVARAVAYAMENAAPDDVICVAGSLYVVGEAKEFLETLGFPSFRKTLQGDCPPDVCHRG, from the coding sequence ATGAACCAGGAAAAAGAATACAGACAATGTCTTGAAACCATGTATGGTTTCAGGCGGTTCGGCATCAAACTGGGCCTTGACACCATCCGGCGCATCCTCAGCGGCCTTGGCAATCCGCAGGACCGCTTTAAAACGATTCACATCGCCGGCACCAACGGCAAGGGGTCCGTGGCCTCATCACTGTCCGCCATCCTCCATGAAGCCGGATACCGGGTCGGGCTTTACACCTCTCCGCACCTGCTGCACTTCAACGAACGGATATGTGTCGATAACCAGCCCATCTCCGATGCAGCGGTTGTCCGGGCCTTTTCCGCCGTGAGGGAAACCCCGAAGGGCGAACGGGAGCCAACGTTCTTTGAATTTGCCACCGCAATGGCCATGTACGAATTTGCCCGGCAGAAAACAGACTGGGCGGTCGTTGAAACCGGCATGGGGGGGCGTCTGGACGCCACCAATGTGCTGAAGCCGGAAATCTCGGTGATCACCAACGTCTCGGTCGAACACAGCGAATATCTCGGCGACACCCTCGAACAGATTACAGGCGAAAAAGGGGGCATTATCAAGCCCGGCATCCCGGTTGTCACCGGCGTCCGGCAGGAAAGCGCCTTTGAGGTGCTGCAGAAGATCGCCGGGGAAAAATCCGCGCCGCTCTACCGCTTTGGGAAGGACTTTCGGACCACCGGAACCCCGGATCAGACCTTTACCTATACCGGCATCCGCAATACCTGGCCGGACATGCGGACCCGTCTGGCCGGAAGCCATCAGATCGACAATGCGGCGCTCACCCTGGCTGCCTGTGAGATCATCACCGAAAACGGCGCAAATATCCCGGAAGAGGCGATTCGGAGGGGGCTGCACGAAAACTGCTGGCCCGGAAGACTGGAGGTTGTCTCCGAATCACCGTACCTGATCCTGGACGGCGCTCACAACCTGGCGGCGGCGGAGAATCTGGCGAAGTTTCTGAAAGAGACCTTTGACCCCGAAAAAATCACCCTCGTCCTCGGTATTCTGGACGACAAGCCCTATGCGGAAATGCTCCGATTTCTTCTGCCGGTGTGCCGGAACGCCATTCTGACCCAGCCGAAGATTCACCGGGCACTGCCGGTTGACACCCTCCGCGCAACTGCCGGGGAGATCCGCAGTGAGCTGACATCGGTGCCCGATGTGGCCCGGGCGGTTGCCTATGCCATGGAAAACGCCGCGCCTGACGATGTGATCTGTGTCGCAGGCTCCCTCTATGTTGTGGGTGAGGCAAAGGAGTTTCTGGAAACCCTCGGATTTCCGTCATTCCGGAAGACCCTGCAGGGGGACTGTCCGCCGGATGTGTGTCACCGAGGCTGA
- a CDS encoding CCA tRNA nucleotidyltransferase, protein MIQQVPPEILKIFPEKTDGVCLVGGAVRDLLLGRTPRDYDIAVRQCPRKIARRIGKKTNGSVVEMGKAGQNIIRVVSAAGIFDIAPIEGLSIGEDLLRRDFTVNAMAYDLNTRQLIDTTGGLGDLRRKKIRMVSERAFVKDPLRLLRTFRMAASLGFEIDPQTLSAVGHHAHRIRESAGERVRDELLKLFAAQVSFPCLVQMAESGLLYEIFPEMAPLSGCVQNQHHRFDVLEHTFRAFEHLENILNTGQGIPPDIAGAVFPQADTARRALLKYCILLHDVAKPLTRTSDKRGHIHFYGHEQKGADVVEKIAVRLRFSTRETRFITAIVRHHLRPLHLFMARKKNTLTRKGQVRFFMRCGTDTPLLLLHAIADNRAKKEVTGEPPFTAFAIELLRAYFSDHQPRQSEPPLLTGHDLIRVFGLKPSPLFKELLNRVEEERLSGTLTSRQEAVRHVRNLLECM, encoded by the coding sequence ATGATACAACAGGTTCCGCCTGAAATTCTGAAAATTTTTCCTGAAAAAACGGACGGCGTCTGCCTGGTCGGCGGTGCGGTGCGGGATCTCCTGCTTGGCCGCACCCCCCGGGACTATGACATTGCTGTGCGACAATGCCCCCGGAAGATTGCCCGGCGGATCGGGAAAAAAACAAATGGAAGCGTTGTGGAGATGGGAAAGGCGGGCCAGAACATCATCCGGGTCGTCTCCGCCGCGGGAATCTTCGACATCGCCCCCATTGAGGGGCTGTCCATCGGAGAGGATTTGCTGCGGCGGGATTTTACCGTCAATGCCATGGCCTACGATCTGAATACCCGGCAGCTTATCGACACCACAGGCGGCCTCGGCGACCTCCGCCGGAAAAAAATCCGCATGGTCTCGGAGAGAGCCTTTGTCAAAGACCCGCTCCGCCTTCTGCGGACGTTTCGGATGGCAGCATCCCTTGGGTTTGAAATCGACCCGCAGACCCTGTCAGCCGTCGGCCATCATGCACATCGGATCAGAGAATCCGCAGGCGAGCGGGTCCGGGATGAGCTGCTTAAACTGTTTGCCGCGCAGGTCTCCTTCCCCTGCCTGGTTCAGATGGCAGAGAGCGGCCTCCTGTATGAGATATTCCCGGAGATGGCCCCCCTCAGCGGCTGTGTCCAGAATCAGCATCACCGGTTCGATGTGCTGGAACACACGTTCAGGGCCTTTGAACACCTGGAAAATATCCTCAACACCGGCCAGGGCATCCCCCCGGATATCGCCGGGGCCGTCTTTCCGCAGGCGGACACGGCCCGCCGGGCACTGCTCAAATACTGCATCCTGCTGCATGATGTGGCCAAGCCGCTGACCAGGACATCCGACAAAAGGGGCCACATCCATTTCTACGGCCATGAACAGAAGGGTGCGGATGTCGTTGAAAAAATTGCAGTCAGGCTCCGGTTCTCAACCCGTGAAACCCGTTTTATCACCGCCATCGTCCGCCATCACCTCCGGCCCCTGCACCTCTTCATGGCCCGGAAAAAAAATACGCTCACCCGGAAAGGACAGGTCCGTTTTTTTATGAGGTGCGGCACAGACACCCCGCTTCTGCTGCTACATGCCATCGCAGACAACAGGGCAAAAAAAGAGGTGACCGGAGAGCCGCCGTTTACGGCATTTGCCATAGAGCTGCTCCGGGCCTACTTCTCCGACCATCAGCCCCGGCAGTCGGAGCCGCCCCTGCTCACCGGCCACGACCTGATCCGGGTATTCGGTCTGAAGCCCTCACCGCTGTTCAAAGAGCTGTTGAACCGCGTGGAGGAGGAACGGCTCAGCGGCACTCTCACAAGCCGACAGGAGGCGGTGCGGCACGTCCGGAATCTCCTGGAGTGCATGTAA
- the rpsU gene encoding 30S ribosomal protein S21, whose protein sequence is MKAIEVKVYDNDLEKAMRILKKKIQNDGLFKRLKLKKSYEKPSEYRRRKQREALRRQRIAAAKSRYR, encoded by the coding sequence TTGAAGGCTATTGAAGTGAAAGTCTACGATAACGATCTTGAAAAAGCCATGCGCATTCTGAAAAAAAAGATCCAGAATGACGGTCTTTTCAAGAGACTGAAGCTGAAAAAGAGCTATGAAAAGCCGAGCGAATACAGACGGCGCAAACAACGCGAAGCATTGCGGCGTCAGAGAATTGCCGCAGCAAAAAGTCGCTACAGATAA